Genomic segment of Sinorhizobium meliloti:
ATCGTGAACGCGACCATCGCGACGGCGAAGGCGATGAGTTCGTGCCGAAAGGCCGCCTCGCCGATCAGGCGCTTCGCACCGCCGAAGGAATAGCTGGCCGCCGCGAAAAGGTGCCGGAAGCCACGATGCTTCTGAACGGGCGCGGTGGCGCCGTTGCGGGAGGTAGTGTTCTTGACGTCCATTTCTTCTCGCGGGTTGGGAGAGGGCACAGCTTCGACGTTCCTATTGAGGCGAATCAAAGGCGGTGGCAATGCCGCATTGCGAGGCCACCCGAACCGAATGACCCGACTTATCCCCGATATGCGAGAAGCCGCCCCGCATCAATAGCTGCACGGCACGAGCATAGCACGCATGACGGCCGATCGACAGCAAGCTCCGAGCGTGCTGACGCGCGTGGGCGGGCCGGGCCTGCCTTACTCCTTGTTGCTTACGCCAGCCTGCGCAAAGGTCGCCATGCCGCTGTGGCAGGCAGCCGCCGCCTTGACGATGCCTGCTGCAAGAGCCGCGCCCGTGCCTTCGCCAAGCCGCATGCCGAGAGCCAGGAGCGGTGTCTTGCCGAGTTTCTCGATCGCCCGCATGTGACCGGGCTCGCTTGAAACATGGCCAATCAGGCAATGGTCGAGCGCCGCCGGGTTGGCGGCCTTGAGGATCGCCGCGGCCGCGGTCGCGACGTAGCCGTCGATGATGACGGGCACCTTCTGCATCCGCGCCGCGAGAATTGCGCCCGCCATCGCCGCGATCTCGCGGCCGCCGAGCCGCCGCATGACTTCGAGCGGATCGGACAAGTGATCGCGGTGCAGCGCCACGGCCTTTTCGACGGCGGCGATCTTGCGCGCGAGCACCTCGCCTTCCGAACCGGTGCCGGGACCGACCCATTCCTCTGCCGTGCCGCCATAGAGGCCGAGGTTGATGGCGGCCGCGATCGTCGTGTTGCCGATGCCCATTTCGCCGATGCACAGCAGATCCGTGCCGCCGGCAATCGCTTCCATGCCGAAAGCCATGGTGGCGGCGCAGTCGCGCTCGGAGAGAGCCGGTTCCTCGGTGATATCACCGGTCGGATAGTCGAGCGCCAGATCGAAGACTTTGAGGCCGAGATCGTGTGCCACGCAGATCTGGTTGATGGCAGCACCGCCGGCGGCGAAGTTCTCGACCATCTGCGCCGTCACCGAAGCGGGAAAGGGCGTCACTCCCTGACGGGTCACGCCGTGATTGCCGGCGAAGATCGCGACGAGCGGTCGGTTGACCGCCGGCGGACGTCCCGTCCAGGCGGCAAGCCAGAAGGCGATTTCCTCGAGGCGCCCGAGAGCGCCGGGCGGCTTCGTCAATTGCCCGTCCCGCTCGCGCGCCGCAACGAGTGCCGCCGTATCCGGCCCCGGCAGGTTGCGCAGTAGTTCGCGGAAATCATCAAACGGCAGGCCGCTGGCGCTCATGGATCATCCTTGCAACGTGAAACTCGTTCGGGGCTCGTCATAGAGTGTGATGCCGCCCGCGGCAACGGCATTTGCGCCATTTGCCGTCGTCTCGCATGATCCCGCGGAACGCCGGGCGATTCGGGATGCGGGAGACGAGATGGCAGATATTCGCGAGCTCTGGGACGACGTCGCACGGTCGGTTGCCTTTTTGAGCCGCATTCCCGTGCCGGATCGATATTTCCGCGGCTATGACGGCGGGCTCGGCCGCGCCGTGCGCGCCTTCCCTCTTGCGGGTATCCTGATCGCCCTTCCTGCCGCCGTGATAGCGGTCCTTCTGGGCGCGCTTCACGCGAGCTCGCTCTTCAACGCCTCCCTCGTCGTCGCGGTGCAGGCGATGGTCACCGGCGCCCTGCATGAGGACGGCCTTGGGGATACGGCCGATGGTTTCGGCGGCGGGCGCGATCGGGAAAACGCCCTGGAGATCATGAAGGACAGTCGGATCGGCACCTATGGCGCGGTTGCCCTCATTCTTTCCTTCGGCCTTCGCGTCTCGGCCCTGGCTGCCTTCCTGCCGCTGCTGACGCCGACAGGCGGCGGAATTGCGCTGCTTGCCACCGCTGCGCTGAGCCGCGCCGCGATGGTCTGGCACTGGTCCCGCCTCCCGCCTGCCCGCCGCGGCGGGGTCGCCGCCTCGGCCGGTTTACCCGAGCCGCAGGCGACATCGGTTGCGCTCGGCTCGGGCGTGCTCCTCGCGCTCGTGCTGTTTTTCCTGGCCGACATCCCGACCGTCGCCGTCCTGCTTTCGCTCGCTGCCTTCGGGCTTGCGGTGCCAGGCTTCACGCGGATTGCCTTACGCAAGGTCGGCGGCCATACCGGCGACACCATCGGCGCCACCCAGCAACTGACGGAGATCGCCGTTCTGGGCGCTCTTGCACTGGCCATCTGAAAGGCCGATATATTTTTCGAACGAAACAGCAGAGCATCGTCCCGATCATGGAATCTCCCTGCATTCTCGTCTGCACGATCGACGATAGGACCGGTTACTGTTTCGGCTGCGGGCGCACACGTCAGGAGATCGGCGCCTGGACGCTCTACACCGATACCGAACGGCACACGATCATGCAGGCCTTGCCGGCGCGACTGGAAACGGTCGAGCGCAAACCGCGGCGGGAGACGCGCCGGTCGCGCATGGCGCGAGAACAAAACGGCTCATGAGCAGACTGATCGTCCTCCTCGCAATACTCGGCATCGGCCTCGTACTGCTGATCATCAATCACGATTCGGGCCGAACGTTCGGCATGAACAACGACGATTTCGGACAGCTCGTAGCCCTCGGCGCGCTGGCAACGCTTTTCGCCGCCGGTATCGTCAGAAGCCGCCGAACGCTGGGCGAAGGCCTGACACAGATTGCGATCTGGCTGCTGATCGCGTTCGTCCTCGTTGCACTCTATGTCTACCGCTTCGACCTTCGGTCCGTCGGCGACCGGGTGCTGGCAGGACTTATGCCCGGCAGGGCCATGGTCATCACCGACAGCGAGGGTCAGCAGGAGGTGGTGCTTCACAAGCGGATCGACGGCCACTTTGCCGCCGATGCGACAATCAACGGGCGTGAGGTCAGCATGCTTGTGGACACCGGCGCGAGCAGTATCGTGCTCACCCATGAGGACGCGGCGATGGTCGGTCTCGACGTCGCCGATCTCGGCTACACGATCACTGTCATGACCGCGAACGGGCCGGCGCTTGCGGCACCGGTCATCCTGCCGGAGATCGCGATCGGACCGATCCGGCGGACGAATATCCGCGCCATGGTCGCGGCCGAGGGGCGGCTGGACAGCAGCCTGCTCGGCATGAGCTTCCTCTCGACCCTCGACTTCCTGCAGATGCGCAGCGGCGAGCTCCGGCTCAGGGACTGAGCCCCCGCCGATCCAACCTCAGTTGCGCAACTTGTACCCGGTCCGGAATATCCATGTCAGTGCGGACATGCAGAGGGCGAGAAAGACGAGAATGATTGCCGCGCTGGCGAGCGGATTTACGTCGGAGATCTCGAAGAAGCTCCAGCGGAATCCGCTGATCAGATAAAGGACCGGGTTGAAGTGGCTTACTGCCCGCCAGAATGGCGGCAGCATGTCGATCGAATAGAAGCTGCCGCCGAGGAAGACGAGCGGCGGGACCACCAGCATCGGAATGAGGTTGAGCTGCTCGAAATCCTTCGCCCAGATGCCGATCAGGAAACCGAACAGGCTGAAGGTCACCGCCGTCAGAACGAAAAAGAAAAGCATCACGAAGGGATGGGCGATGCTGAGATCGACGAACAGCGAGGCCGTGATGAGGATGATCGTGCCGATCATCATCCCCTTTGTCGCCGCTGCTCCCACATAACCGAGCACAATCTCCAGCATGGATATCGGTGACGACAGCACCTCATAGATCGTGCCGGTGAATTTCGGGAAATAGATACCGAATGAGCCGTTGCCGATGCACTGCGTCAGAAGCGTCAGCATCATCAATCCGGGCGTGATGAAGGCACCGTAGGAAATTCCGTCGATTTCCTGGATGCGTCCACCGATGGCGGCGCCGAAAACGATGAAATAGAGCGAAGTGGAGATGACGGGCGACACGACGCTTTGCAGAAGCGTGCGGCGTGTGCGTGCCATTTCGAAGAAATAGATGGATTTGACTGCTTCTATGTTCATCGCCCCGCCTCCACGATCTCAACGAAAATATCCTCGAGCGAACTCTGCCTCGTGGAAATGTCCCGGAGCCTGATGCCCGCCTCGGCCAGCGCCGCGAGCAGCGACGTGATGCCCGTCCGATCAGCGCTCGTGTCGTATTCATAGATCAGGCGTTCGCCTTCGCCCTCCAGCAACAAATTGTAGGAGGCAAGAGAATCGGGAACCCGCTCCAGAGGTTGGGCCAGATCGACGCGCAGCTGCTTGCGTCCGAGTTTCGTCATCAGCGCATTCTTGTCTTCGACGAGCAGTATCTCGCCGCTGTTGATCACCGCGATCCGGTCGGCGATCTCCTCCGCTTCCTCGATGTAGTGGGTCGTGAGGATGATCGTCACGCCCGAAGCGCGCAGCCGCTGGACGACCTCCCACATGCTCTTTCGCAGGCTGACGTCGACACCGGCCGTCGGCTCGTCGAGGAAAAGGACGCGCGGCTCGTGCGAGAGCGCCTTGGCGATCAGCACGCGCCGCTTCATGCCCCCGGAAAGCTCGCGCAGCGTGCTGTCCTTCTTGTTCCAGAGCGAGAGGTCCTTCAGTACCTTTTCGATATGCGCCGGATCCGGCTTCCTGCCGTGAAGCCCGCGCGAGAAGGAAACGGTGTTCCACACCGTCTCGAAAGCATCGGTCGTCAGTTCCTGCGGCACAAGGCCTATCATCGCCCGTGTCTGGCGGAAGTCGCGCACGACGTCGTTGCCGCCGACGGTAACCTGGCCGCCCGTCGCATTGACAATACCGCAGACGATCGAGATGAGCGTCGTCTTGCCGGCGCCGTTCGGACCGAGCAGGGCAAGAATTTCGCCCTCTTCGATATCGAGGCTGACGCCCTTCAGGGCCTGAAACCCCGAGGCATAGGTCTTCGACAGATTGGAGATGGAAACGATTGGCGCCATGAAACATATCCGGGAAGAGGTGCAAAGACGGCAGGGTGCTGCTCTATATGGGCCGATTCACATGGATTTGCAGCCCGTCCAAGCCAAATTTACGTTGACGCTCCGTCAAGGGCCGCCGCTCCGCTTACCGGCTGCCGCCCGTGCGGCAGTAGATCTCTTGGACTGCGGTCACCAGCGTGCCGCCTTCTCCTCGGCGAGCCGATAGAAAATTTTCTCGCGTCGCGCCGCGTCGTAACGATGCCGAACAATCTCGAGCGCTGCCTAACTTGATTGCGGTCATCAAGATATATATGCGATGCAAAAGCGTGCATGAGGGCCCGCCGCCCGAACGATGGTCTCTCTCGCCAGCGCGATCGATTTCGGCCACGAGATAAACCGAACGGGTCGGCGCTCTGTCTGCGGAACGGGCCGCGTCAATCATTCGAGGGAGGAGAATTGTCGTGAGGAGAAAACATTCGGCGCTTTGCGCCGCGATCGCCTTTCTGGTTCTGATGGTTCCGGCGGTTACGTTCGCCGGGGAGCGGACAGAGGCGGAGAAGCCTGCACCGATTACGGTCACCGATATCGCCGGCCGCGAGGTGACGGTAAATACGCCGGTCAGGCGCGTACTGCTTGGTGAGGGACGGCAACTCTACCTTGTTGCGTCGCTCGAGCCGGAAGATCCCTTGGCTCGCGTCGTCGCATGGCGCAACGATCTGATCGAGGCCGATCCGGCGACATACAGGCAGTACCTCGAAGCCTTTCCCAGATTGGCGGAGCTTCCGGCATTTCCTGGAAAGGAAAACGGTCTGATCGACATAGAATCGACAATCGTCCTGAAACCCGACGTGGTGCTGCTCAATCTCGAGGCCATGCGTGCGAACGAGGATGCCAAATATATCGAGAAGCTCGCGGAGCTCCAGATTCCGGTCCTCTATATCGATTTCCGCCATCATCCGCTGAAGAACACCGAGCCTACAATCCGTCTGCTCGGGAAGATCATGGAGCGCGAGGCGCGCGCGGAAGAGATCATCGCATTCCGCCGTGAAGCGATGGCACGAGTGACCGACGTCATCGGCACGTCAAAGCCCGAGCGCCCGAGGGTGTTCATCGAGAGGATCGGCGGCTATGCCGACGATTGCTGCCTTACCTTCGGGGGGGAAAACTTCGGCAAGTATGTCGAACTCGCCGGCGGTCTCAACATCGGCAGCGACATTCTTCCATCCACGTTCGGACAGCTCAATCCCGAGCAGGTGATCGCCGCCAATCCCGAGCACGTCGTCGTCACCAGCGCCGACTGGGAGGCCTATGTGCCGGGCGGGCACTGGATCCCCCTGGGGCCTGGCGCGGATGAGACGGTGACCCGGCAGAAGCTCGAATGGTTCACCACCCGCAGCGCCTACACGGACATCGCAGCCCAGAAGAGCCGGAACTTCCACGGCATCTGGCACCAGTTCTACAACAGCCCCTATGAATTCTTCGCCGTCCAGCAACTGGCGAAATGGCTCCACCCGGAGCTCTTTGCCAGCCTCGATCCGGACGCGACATTTGCCGAATATCACCGGCGTTTTCTGCCCATTCCCTATCGTCCCGGCTATGCCGTCAGCCTCGTTGACAGCACTGACTGACCGGCCACAGCCTGGTGATTCAAGCGCGTGAGGCTCTCCACGGAGTGTCTCGCCTTCGCTTTTCCACGGTCGTGAGGTACGCGGTCACGCCTGCATCCGCACGCTGCTGATCCGGTTCGACCGCACGCCCGACGGCCGGAGGCGCCGGACGGCTCCTCCATGGGCATACTCGGTGAAATCAGAAGTCGGTTGTCATGGAGACCTTCACCGTCAGCGGCGCACCCTGCGACAGGGTGCCGTAACTTGCAACGCCGGACCAGTAGTCAAGGTCGAAGACATTCTCGACATTGGCGCGGAACGTGACCGGCCTCTCGTTGATCGCGGTCAAGTAGCGGGCGCCGAGATCAAGCCGGGTCCAGGAGGGAATTTCCTGGGTGTTTGCGGTATTCACAAACTGCTCGTCCGTGTGGATGACATTGCCGGTGAGCGTCAGTCCAGGCAAGAAGGGCGTATCCCACTCCGCCCCCAGATTGACCTGCAGAGAAGGCACCCCGATCGGGGTATTGCCACGCGCCGCGTCATCGCTCGTTTTCGTGATTTCGCCGTGGATGAAGGCGACACCACCGAGAACCCGGATTTCGGGTGTCACCTCGCCGAAGACGTTCAACTCGACGCCGCGGTTGCGCTGTTCGCCGCCTTCCGCGAAGACCAGGCCGCCGCCCTGCGTCTCCAGCACGCCGAACGGCTTTTCGATCTGAAACACGCTGGCGGTCACCGCCACGCGCCCGAGATCGACTTTTGTGCCGATCTCGTATTGCCTGGATCGGTAGGGCGCAAGCGTCTCGCCCGAATTGACGGCGGTCGCCGGGGCCGTGTCGCCGACGCTGAGGCCCTCAACGTAATTGGCATAAAGCGCGACGTTTTCCCACGGCTTGAAGACGATGCCAGCGAGCGGCGTCAGAGCGCTCTCGTCGGAAGATGCGGTGATGGCGCCTGTGGCAGGGCTGTAGTTTTCGGTATCGATATGCTGCCAGCGCCCACCCAAGGTCAGTTGCACGCGCTCATCGAACATCGACATGGTGTCGGACAGCGCGAAACCATGGAAGATATTCTCCGAAGCTCTTGGCACATGGGTCGGCTGCGGCACCTCCTGCTCGGGACGAGGAAGCGGATCGAAGATATTGGTTGGCTGCGCGATTCCGGAGTTAGAGCCGCGCGCGAGACGTTGCTGAAGCCCGCTGACCTGGAATGTGACCGAGTGATCGATGGCCGCCGTCTCGAACTCGGCGCGAACGCCCGCCTCCGCCGTCAGACGGTCGACATCGAAGACGAAATTCTGCGGGGTGACACTGGCGTCGCCGGCAGAGTTAAGAAGCAGCGGAGTGCCAAAGAGGCGCTCGACCCGCGAATTCCCGCCGCCGACGGCCGCGAAGACGGTGACCGCGTCACTCAGGTCATATTCAACCCGCCCCAACCAGGACAGGTCCTCGGTCGTCGCCCATTCCCAGGGTTCCTGGATATTGGATCGGCCACCCGGCGCCTCGGGAATTTCGAAATTCCCAAAGGGGAAGAATGGGCGCAGCGGGGCGTCGACATCCTGCCGTTGCCCGATGACGTCCAGGGTCGCCCGGATGCCTTCGCCCTCGTAGTCGAGCGCGATTGCGCCGACACCGACGTCGAGTGACTGGTTGTCGATGGCGGTGTCGCCGCCGCGATAACTGCCATTGAAGCGGACGCCGAACTGGCGCTGGTCGCCGAAGCGGCGACTGACATCCAGATGTCCGCCGCCGTAAAGATCGGAGGCATAGTCGGTCGTCACGCGAGTCAGATCAATCTCGGGCGCACGTTTCGGCACGATATTGATACTGCCGCCGACGCTGCTGTTCGGAGAGATGCCGTAAAGGAGTGCCGTCGGTCCCTTGATAACCTCCACACGTTCGGCATAGTCGGTGAACAGGCGAAAGGTGGGAGCGACGCCGAAGACCCCGTCGAAGGAGACTTCGCCAAAATTCCCCTCGTTGAGCGGAAACCCCCTGATGTAGAAGGAATCCAGCATTCCGCCGGAGGCGTGAGTGCTCCTGACCGACGGATCGTTGGCCAGAACGTCGGCTACAGTCTTCGCATTCTGATTCTCGATCGTCGCCGCGGTATAGCTCGTTATGTTGAACGGCGTGTCCATGAAGTCGCGGTTGCCGAGCAAGCCGACGCGACCACCGCGCGCTACCTGCCCTCCGGCATAGTCTTCCGGTTCCGTGCCTATCGTCGCAGTCGAGGTGCCCCTCACCTCGATGCGATCCAGTACCGTCGCATCTTGTGCCAAAGCGGCACGGCTCACCGTTGCCAGCAGGACAGCCAGCAGTCCAACACGCAGTTCCATAGATACCCCTCTAAGAACATCGACCGAGACGGCCGACTCGCTTTGCAACGAGCCGAGCACGCCGGTACAAAACCGGTGTTAGATAACTTGATTTTTTCAACAATTGGCGTGCAGCGTTATTTGCAGCGATAAAATGGAACGGCCGCGCGTTCGGCGTCGTCCACCGCGTTCGCTTGCGGGCGTTTTCCGACCGGGAGAAGCCGGATACCCCTGAACACCTGCACCGACATCGTCGACTCCTCCCCCGACATGAGGCCATCGCGGCGTCAGCCGGGCCGTCCAACCGATGGTCCGCTTGTGCAGCGTGCTAATCGCAGTGCCGGTAACCGGTCTTGCGCGTGCGCAGATCGAAGTGGAAATGGTCCTTGTGGAAAGGATCGCTGCCTGGTCCGAGCACCGTGTGGAAATACTTGCAGCTGTCCGTGCGCACCGCTTTCAGGAGCCCCCGCTCACGGAAAGCGAAGAAGCCCTTCTTGCGCACATCGATTTCCTTGCCGTTTTTCAGCACGAACTTGCCGACGTCTATCGCGTTGCCGCGCGCATGTTCCGACATGGGATTGCCGCGGCGGGAGTTCATCGTCCGGCAGGAATAGCCGCCGAGGGGCTTGATCGTCTTGACGCCCGACCAGTAACGATAGCGCGACGACGGCGCCAGCTCGTATTTCACCCACTTGGCGAAGGCTTCCGTTACCTGGCAATTCAGCTTCACCGCAGGTCTGACGGCGATGTCGCCGGACAGGCCGCTGAGCTCGATCGGGTAGTCGATGCCACAGGACGGTCCGTTACGGACTCGCGGAACGTCGCGGAAGACGACGCCGAGCTTCTTCAACCGCTGCCGGCACGCGACCTCCGAGCCCGGCATTTCGCCGGTGTATTCCGGCGTGGACAGGGGGCTGCGGGCGCGCGGTATGAAAGCGATCTGCTGCGGCTGCTCAGTGCGCGTCGCCCGCTGCGGCTCGAGAACACGCCTTCTATTCACTTCCTCGGCCGCGCTCTGCGCGGGCGCAAGGGGCGGCAGGTCGGGATCATAGCCGGGAATCGCCTCAGGCATCGGCATAGGCTGCGGCGCTCCGGCAAGCTGGCGCACATCGCTGTCGCCGATACCGGCCACGACCGGCTGCGTCGTATTCCCCTCGGCGATCTCACCGGCCTGCTCCTGCGCCAGGCCGACCACCGGTTCGACGCCGAGCATGGCGTCCATATTCACCCCCTCGGGCGGAACCGTCATCGATCCGGCCGCGGCGACCTGGCCCTGCGGTGCTAGGGCCGCATTACTGGAAACCGGGGCAACGGAGGTCTGGCTGGCCATGGCGACCGGCTCTGACGACGGATAGGCAGCGACTTCCTGCTCCGGCATGGCTGCAGGCGCCGGCCTGATCGCGCCGACACGGGAGCTCCCGTCGATTCGGGCCGGTGGCGCAAGCACGTCGGTCGTGCAGGCAACGAGCGGAATGGACAACAGCAGCGCCGCCAATGGACGATGAAGAAGAGAAACATACGCCATACTGATTGCCGCCTTCATCCATGACAAAGCTTCGGCCTTGTCCGTGCGCCGCCTGCCCACAGCCGAGAATGAACATGCGGAATGTCGCCAAACGGGCGCTCGGTCGAGAAAGTCGGCTTTGCAAAGCAATTTAAGCAAACGTGGTAAACGAAGCCTTGCCGGCCGCACGCTAAATCGGGCGAGCGGGCACAAAGAAAAGGCCCGCATCCTTACGGGTGCGGGCCATTTTCGTTGTGGGTTTTGTCCTGCTAACGGCATTCCCCGGGATGGGCGACGCGGAACCCGTCCGCTCGTGCCTCGCAGGCATTCGGGAACGTTCTTGATCGTCCATTGCGCTCGCCGCAGACCGGCGCGAATTCGCGCGTGCAGAATTGCGGCTGCTGCGGGCGATCATCCTCACGGCGGCATTCTCCGGGAGCGACGACGCGGAAGCCTTCGGCGCGCGCCATGCACGAATTTGGGAATGTCTGCCTTCGCGGGCCGCGCTGGCCGCAAACCGGCGAAAACTCGCGCGTGCAGGCCCGCTCTTCCGGCGGACGGGATGCCGGACGGCACTCGCCGCGATGAACGACACGGAAGCCGTCGGCGCGTGCCTGGCAGGCATTGGGGAAGGTCCGAATGCGATTGCCGCGTTCGCCGCAGACGGGCGCGAATTCCATCGTGCACATTTGCGGACCCGGCGGGCGGGTCGGTCCCGGACCGGGGCGCGGCTCGTCGACGACCACGGTACAGGCAGAAAGAAAGCCGGCGGCGGCCAGGAAAATGGCGGCAGACTTCATGATGAAACGCTTGAAAGGCAACACAGGTCTCCCCCTTGGCTGGCATCTCGGATGCGGCCGGATCGGCGCGCGATAGCGACCGTCCTCCCGTCGCACCATCTCGCCTGTCTTACGGCCAGGCGTCAACTCCCGCGAGATGCGCCATCCACGCACCACCGACAGGAGCAGGCTCACCCGCCCGAACGACATCGGTTGAACGAAGAGGCCCGCGGCCGCTTGTTTGATTTCCTCATTCCTGTGCTTGTCACAGGAATCCAGCCAGACCAAGTCCTTGGGCTGAAAGAACGCTTCCCGCGCCGCAGACGCAGCGCTGCCCTCATCTCTGTGACAAGCACAGAGATGCAGCCCTCCGAAAAATTTCCCACAGCGCCGCGCATCTTATAAGACGCGCGGCGCTGTGGTGCTGCATGTTTTGTCCACTGATCGGCTACGATCTCAACAGGCCTTAGGCTGCCCTGCCAAAGGCCGGCTGTGCTCCCCGTTCCCCGAGCCTGAACTGTTCGAGCAGCGCCTTCAGCTCGCGACTTTCCTGCGCCAGCGTCTGGCTTGCCGCGGTCGTCTCCTCGACCATTGCGGCGTTCTGCTGCGTCATCTGGTCCATGCTGTTGACGGCCGTGTTGACCTCCTGCAGTCCGGTCGCCTGTTCCCGAGCAGCGGTCGCAATTGCGGCCACCTGCTCGTTGACGCGGTTGACCAGAGCCTCGATCTCCATCAGCGCATCGCCCGTCGAGCGGACGAGTTCGACGCCGGCGCCGACCTCCTTCACCGAGGTGCCTATCAGCTCCTTGATCTCCTTTGCTGCGCCGGCCGAGCGTTGCGCAAGTTCGCGGACCTCCTGGGCAACCACGGCGAAGCCGCGGCCGGCCTCCCCTGCCCGCGCCGCCTCGACGCCTGCATTCAGCGCCAGCAGGTTCGTCTGGAAGGCGATCTCATCGATCACGCCGATGATCTGGCTGATCCGGCTGGACGAGGCTTCGATCCGCCCCATCGCATCGATCGCATTGCGCACGATACCACCGGATTTCGCCGCACTCGCCTTCGTCTCGTCGACCATGTCGCGCGCTTCCAGGGCACGATCCGACGCCTGGCGTACGGTGGAGGTGATCTCGTCGAGAGCTGCGGCCGTCTCTTCA
This window contains:
- the cobT gene encoding nicotinate-nucleotide--dimethylbenzimidazole phosphoribosyltransferase produces the protein MSASGLPFDDFRELLRNLPGPDTAALVAARERDGQLTKPPGALGRLEEIAFWLAAWTGRPPAVNRPLVAIFAGNHGVTRQGVTPFPASVTAQMVENFAAGGAAINQICVAHDLGLKVFDLALDYPTGDITEEPALSERDCAATMAFGMEAIAGGTDLLCIGEMGIGNTTIAAAINLGLYGGTAEEWVGPGTGSEGEVLARKIAAVEKAVALHRDHLSDPLEVMRRLGGREIAAMAGAILAARMQKVPVIIDGYVATAAAAILKAANPAALDHCLIGHVSSEPGHMRAIEKLGKTPLLALGMRLGEGTGAALAAGIVKAAAACHSGMATFAQAGVSNKE
- a CDS encoding adenosylcobinamide-GDP ribazoletransferase, which codes for MADIRELWDDVARSVAFLSRIPVPDRYFRGYDGGLGRAVRAFPLAGILIALPAAVIAVLLGALHASSLFNASLVVAVQAMVTGALHEDGLGDTADGFGGGRDRENALEIMKDSRIGTYGAVALILSFGLRVSALAAFLPLLTPTGGGIALLATAALSRAAMVWHWSRLPPARRGGVAASAGLPEPQATSVALGSGVLLALVLFFLADIPTVAVLLSLAAFGLAVPGFTRIALRKVGGHTGDTIGATQQLTEIAVLGALALAI
- a CDS encoding DUF1289 domain-containing protein; translated protein: MESPCILVCTIDDRTGYCFGCGRTRQEIGAWTLYTDTERHTIMQALPARLETVERKPRRETRRSRMAREQNGS
- a CDS encoding TIGR02281 family clan AA aspartic protease; this translates as MSRLIVLLAILGIGLVLLIINHDSGRTFGMNNDDFGQLVALGALATLFAAGIVRSRRTLGEGLTQIAIWLLIAFVLVALYVYRFDLRSVGDRVLAGLMPGRAMVITDSEGQQEVVLHKRIDGHFAADATINGREVSMLVDTGASSIVLTHEDAAMVGLDVADLGYTITVMTANGPALAAPVILPEIAIGPIRRTNIRAMVAAEGRLDSSLLGMSFLSTLDFLQMRSGELRLRD
- a CDS encoding ABC transporter permease produces the protein MNIEAVKSIYFFEMARTRRTLLQSVVSPVISTSLYFIVFGAAIGGRIQEIDGISYGAFITPGLMMLTLLTQCIGNGSFGIYFPKFTGTIYEVLSSPISMLEIVLGYVGAAATKGMMIGTIILITASLFVDLSIAHPFVMLFFFVLTAVTFSLFGFLIGIWAKDFEQLNLIPMLVVPPLVFLGGSFYSIDMLPPFWRAVSHFNPVLYLISGFRWSFFEISDVNPLASAAIILVFLALCMSALTWIFRTGYKLRN
- a CDS encoding ABC transporter ATP-binding protein yields the protein MAPIVSISNLSKTYASGFQALKGVSLDIEEGEILALLGPNGAGKTTLISIVCGIVNATGGQVTVGGNDVVRDFRQTRAMIGLVPQELTTDAFETVWNTVSFSRGLHGRKPDPAHIEKVLKDLSLWNKKDSTLRELSGGMKRRVLIAKALSHEPRVLFLDEPTAGVDVSLRKSMWEVVQRLRASGVTIILTTHYIEEAEEIADRIAVINSGEILLVEDKNALMTKLGRKQLRVDLAQPLERVPDSLASYNLLLEGEGERLIYEYDTSADRTGITSLLAALAEAGIRLRDISTRQSSLEDIFVEIVEAGR
- a CDS encoding ABC transporter substrate-binding protein; translated protein: MVPAVTFAGERTEAEKPAPITVTDIAGREVTVNTPVRRVLLGEGRQLYLVASLEPEDPLARVVAWRNDLIEADPATYRQYLEAFPRLAELPAFPGKENGLIDIESTIVLKPDVVLLNLEAMRANEDAKYIEKLAELQIPVLYIDFRHHPLKNTEPTIRLLGKIMEREARAEEIIAFRREAMARVTDVIGTSKPERPRVFIERIGGYADDCCLTFGGENFGKYVELAGGLNIGSDILPSTFGQLNPEQVIAANPEHVVVTSADWEAYVPGGHWIPLGPGADETVTRQKLEWFTTRSAYTDIAAQKSRNFHGIWHQFYNSPYEFFAVQQLAKWLHPELFASLDPDATFAEYHRRFLPIPYRPGYAVSLVDSTD
- a CDS encoding TonB-dependent siderophore receptor translates to MELRVGLLAVLLATVSRAALAQDATVLDRIEVRGTSTATIGTEPEDYAGGQVARGGRVGLLGNRDFMDTPFNITSYTAATIENQNAKTVADVLANDPSVRSTHASGGMLDSFYIRGFPLNEGNFGEVSFDGVFGVAPTFRLFTDYAERVEVIKGPTALLYGISPNSSVGGSINIVPKRAPEIDLTRVTTDYASDLYGGGHLDVSRRFGDQRQFGVRFNGSYRGGDTAIDNQSLDVGVGAIALDYEGEGIRATLDVIGQRQDVDAPLRPFFPFGNFEIPEAPGGRSNIQEPWEWATTEDLSWLGRVEYDLSDAVTVFAAVGGGNSRVERLFGTPLLLNSAGDASVTPQNFVFDVDRLTAEAGVRAEFETAAIDHSVTFQVSGLQQRLARGSNSGIAQPTNIFDPLPRPEQEVPQPTHVPRASENIFHGFALSDTMSMFDERVQLTLGGRWQHIDTENYSPATGAITASSDESALTPLAGIVFKPWENVALYANYVEGLSVGDTAPATAVNSGETLAPYRSRQYEIGTKVDLGRVAVTASVFQIEKPFGVLETQGGGLVFAEGGEQRNRGVELNVFGEVTPEIRVLGGVAFIHGEITKTSDDAARGNTPIGVPSLQVNLGAEWDTPFLPGLTLTGNVIHTDEQFVNTANTQEIPSWTRLDLGARYLTAINERPVTFRANVENVFDLDYWSGVASYGTLSQGAPLTVKVSMTTDF
- a CDS encoding extensin family protein; translated protein: MAYVSLLHRPLAALLLSIPLVACTTDVLAPPARIDGSSRVGAIRPAPAAMPEQEVAAYPSSEPVAMASQTSVAPVSSNAALAPQGQVAAAGSMTVPPEGVNMDAMLGVEPVVGLAQEQAGEIAEGNTTQPVVAGIGDSDVRQLAGAPQPMPMPEAIPGYDPDLPPLAPAQSAAEEVNRRRVLEPQRATRTEQPQQIAFIPRARSPLSTPEYTGEMPGSEVACRQRLKKLGVVFRDVPRVRNGPSCGIDYPIELSGLSGDIAVRPAVKLNCQVTEAFAKWVKYELAPSSRYRYWSGVKTIKPLGGYSCRTMNSRRGNPMSEHARGNAIDVGKFVLKNGKEIDVRKKGFFAFRERGLLKAVRTDSCKYFHTVLGPGSDPFHKDHFHFDLRTRKTGYRHCD